A window from Apostichopus japonicus isolate 1M-3 chromosome 2, ASM3797524v1, whole genome shotgun sequence encodes these proteins:
- the LOC139956195 gene encoding sterile alpha motif domain-containing protein 3-like, producing MKNYLPNRPETEDDASIDGHICWLQDEKRKRQPDFRGVSQSMALTLADRRTWIISSPQTPSLADIKSKYPWLFDDIQLLTEMNRIQDGEVTFFNSLRAGLGRYASGLIKACKGKRAPHAFFMEATTEMEGFREEQKIKDTSNKAAFLAIPGLLQEDISLILVPACSETSNPVYIKMDGDTPGITTSFKLMADGMVINSTDNVMKAIACWISSFYVFNFFYPSSISKSLCFIQRVILNIYDGVPVPRFIISLTNKLANFSQQCK from the exons ATGAAAAACTATCTCCCGAACCGCCCTGAAACAGAAGACGATGCATCCATTGATGGACACATTTGTTGGCTTCAGGATGAAAAACGTAAAAGGCAGCCAGACTTTCGAGGAGTAAGTCAGTCAATGGCACTGACGTTGGCTGACAGAAGGACGTGGATTATTTCTTCCCCCCAGACTCCATCCCTCGCAGATATCAAGAGCAAGTACCCATGGTTATTTGATGACATCCAA CTTTTGACAGAGATGAATCGCATACAGGATGGAGAGGTTACTTTTTTTAATTCGCTCCGTGCTGGCCTGGGAAGATATGCGTCTGGACTCATCAAGGCCTGCAAAGGAAAGAGAGCACCACATGCTTTTTTCATGGAGGCTACCACTGAAATGGAAGGATTTCGTGAAGAGCAGAAGATAAAAg ACACATCAAACAAAGCTGCTTTCCTGGCAATCCCTGGTCTCCTGCAAGAGGATATTTCTCTAATTCTGGTTCCAGCATGCTCAGAG ACTAGTAATCCAGTATACATCAAGATGGATGGAGACACTCCTGGGATAACCACATCCTTTAAGTTGATGGCAGACGGTATGGTGATCaactctactgacaatgttatGAAGGCCATCGCATGCTGGATTTcctctttttatgttttcaactttttttaccCTTCCTCCATCTCCAAAAGTCTGTGTTTCATACAGAGGGTAATCCTTAATATTTATGATGGAGTGCCAGTACCTAGatttatcatttctttaacAAATAAACTGGCCAACTTTTCCCAACAATGTAAGTGA
- the LOC139956137 gene encoding receptor-type tyrosine-protein phosphatase kappa-like isoform X2, producing the protein MVWQENVATIVMLTSLIDGKKKVCLKYWPDQESIYGGLLVKCEKLEEHFQYDYRIFTIALKHGRESRTVKHFHFTDWGDMKIPEFLDPILDFLKIVRNNTSQKKVPNTIVHCSAGVGRTGTYITLDAMLDMAQAEGKVNVYKFVTEMRQRRAQSVQVKEQYQFIFDTLVKNFCIGRTTMTVKSFGMALASLKRTNGETGETYLTEQFKKLEEISVTTSASDMYAAKNMENKSQNQCSTFLPVEAHTPVLKTPVGERNSRYINASLMDGYKKMDFFVASQMPLKNTVLDFWNLVWDNECSVIIMLNELDDKSDQYWPESTSVTFSPFTIKSLSTENRGTICVRKIEITNSALQKLRTVMQIQCLGWPNNETVSNSSELLLNCVHQLSQWRKERAVNRVLVHCMDGVGRTGVFCGLVAALDQAQAVKEVDIFQLISNMRSAQPLMIQNQEQYQTIFDAVLMHLETGSGTD; encoded by the exons aaactgGAGGAACATTTCCAGTATGATTACAGAATATTTACCATTGCTTTG AAACATGGAAGAGAATCCCGGACAGTTAAGCATTTTCACTTCACTGATTGGGGCGATATGAAAATTCCAGAATTCTTAGATCCAATTCTGGATTTCCTGAAAATTGTGAGGAATAATACTAGTCAGAAAAAAGTCCCAAATACCATCGTCCATtgcag TGCTGGAGTTGGACGAACAGGAACCTACATCACCCTTGACGCCATGTTAGATATGGCACAGGCTGAAGGAAAGGTTAATGTCTACAAGTTTGTGACAGAAATGAGACAGCGCAGGGCACAGTCTGTACAAGTCAAG GAGCAATACCAATTTATATTTGATACTTTGGTGAAGAACTTTTGCATTGGAAGGACCACCATGACAGTTAAGTCATTCGGAATGGCACTTGCTAGCCTTAAAAGGACTAACGGTGAGACGGGCGAAACATATTTAACAGAGCAATTCAAG AAATTGGAAGAAATCTCTGTTACAACCAGTGCATCTGACATGTATGCAGCAAAGAACATGGAAAACAAATCACAAAATCAATGTTCAACATTTCTTCCAG TTGAAGCACACACACCAGTTTTGAAGACGCCTGTTGGAGAGAGGAACAGTCGTTACATCAATGCTTCATTGATGGAT GGTTACAAGAAGATGGACTTTTTCGTAGCTAGTCAGATGCCTCTGAAGAATACTGTTCTGGACTTTTGGAACCTTGTTTGGGACAATGAGTGCAGTGTTATCATCATGCTCAATGAGTTGGATGATAAG AGTGACCAATATTGGCCTGAGTCTACTTCTGTCACATTCAGTCCGTTCACCATCAAATCGCTCTCTACTGAAAATCGTGGTACTATTTGTGTTCGCAAAATTGAGATTACAAACTCAGCTCTGCAG AAATTACGCACTGTGATGCAGATACAGTGTCTGGGTTGGCCAAATAATGAGACAGTCAGTAACTCATCTGAGCTTTTGCTGAATTGCGTTCATCAGCTCAGCCAGTGGCGCAAGGAAAGAGCTGTTAATCGTGTCCTGGTTCATTGCAT GGATGGTGTTGGTAGGACTGGTGTCTTTTGTGGATTAGTAGCAGCTTTGGATCAGGCACAAGCAGTCAAGGAGGTTGATATATTCCAACTCATAAGCAATATGCGTTCAGCTCAGCCACTCATGATCCAAAACCAG GAGCAGTACCAGACTATATTTGATGCAGTGCTGATGCACTTAGAGACTGGAAGTGGCACAGACTAA